From Diaminobutyricibacter sp. McL0608, one genomic window encodes:
- a CDS encoding GNAT family N-acetyltransferase: MTTTVRRVDDGEFFTWLDLYSGYGEFYETPLTDEKAVLVWSWLSDPAHELEAYFALNDAGDPIGLAHVRVFSRPLAGSRGLFLDDLFVTPDARGEGAATAILETLKARARDEGFSVVRWITAADNDEARRLYDRVAEKTEWVTYDLVP, translated from the coding sequence ATGACAACGACCGTACGTCGCGTCGACGACGGTGAGTTCTTCACCTGGCTTGACCTGTACAGCGGTTACGGCGAGTTCTACGAGACCCCGCTGACCGATGAGAAGGCCGTACTCGTCTGGAGCTGGCTCTCCGATCCGGCACACGAGCTCGAAGCCTACTTCGCGCTCAACGACGCAGGTGACCCGATCGGCCTCGCTCACGTTCGCGTGTTCTCGCGGCCGCTCGCCGGCAGTCGCGGGTTGTTCCTCGACGATCTCTTCGTCACTCCGGATGCGCGCGGCGAAGGGGCGGCCACGGCCATCCTCGAGACGCTGAAGGCGCGTGCCCGCGACGAGGGGTTCTCGGTCGTGCGCTGGATCACCGCCGCCGACAACGACGAGGCGCGGCGCCTCTACGACCGGGTCGCCGAGAAGACGGAGTGGGTCACCTACGACCTCGTCCCGTGA
- a CDS encoding MFS transporter: MSSSDTLTFSETDRPGITPGTARRVTIASFVGTSLESYDFYLFAYFSAFFVGPLFFAPLGSFGEVLAAFLTIAAGFVIRPLGAIVFGHLGDRIGRRATLLITISIMGVSTGLVGLLPTYAVAGWFGAIALVLLRLIQGLSLGGEWGGSILLATEYANPKRRGFYASLPQLGSPVGSILSAVVFIALPLMLTQAQIAEWGWRIPFLTAIPLLLVSLYLRWSIDETPVFKNLVATNSRDRFPLADVLRNSPIPFLIAIGAAVLGIGSYSLMNTYMVNYGTATLGFSFNDLLIATTIGGLLQLVTIPLFGVWANRIGSARVVAIGAVGTLLITFPMYWFLQFATFPILVGTMIIGGILPTLSWAGLGGLMADLFPSRNRYSALSVAYSIAALLTAFIPAITLTLGHATGNAWWHPGIILAIMSVITLVAAGFAARRKPIIDELPIPAPAETAAATA, from the coding sequence GTGAGTTCATCCGACACCCTGACGTTCAGTGAGACCGATCGTCCAGGGATCACCCCCGGCACCGCCCGACGCGTGACCATCGCGTCGTTCGTCGGCACCTCGCTCGAATCGTACGACTTCTACCTCTTCGCGTACTTCAGCGCCTTCTTCGTCGGCCCGCTCTTCTTCGCGCCGCTCGGTTCGTTCGGCGAGGTCCTCGCCGCCTTCCTCACCATTGCGGCCGGGTTCGTCATCCGCCCCCTCGGTGCCATCGTCTTCGGCCACCTCGGCGACCGGATCGGGCGTCGGGCAACCCTTCTGATCACGATCAGCATCATGGGCGTGAGCACCGGACTCGTCGGCCTCCTGCCCACCTATGCAGTCGCCGGCTGGTTCGGGGCGATCGCGCTCGTGCTCCTCCGGCTCATCCAGGGCCTGTCTCTGGGCGGCGAATGGGGCGGCTCCATCCTGCTCGCCACCGAGTATGCGAATCCCAAGCGCCGCGGGTTCTATGCGTCGCTCCCGCAGCTCGGGTCACCGGTCGGGTCCATCCTGAGCGCAGTCGTCTTCATCGCGCTGCCGCTCATGCTCACTCAGGCCCAGATCGCCGAGTGGGGCTGGCGCATCCCGTTCCTGACGGCGATCCCGCTCCTGCTCGTCTCGCTCTATCTGCGCTGGTCCATCGACGAGACGCCCGTCTTCAAGAACCTGGTCGCGACGAACAGCCGCGACCGCTTCCCGCTCGCCGACGTGCTCCGCAACTCGCCCATCCCGTTCCTCATCGCCATCGGAGCCGCGGTCCTCGGGATCGGCTCGTACTCGCTGATGAACACCTACATGGTCAACTACGGCACGGCCACGCTGGGCTTCAGCTTCAACGACCTCCTGATCGCGACGACGATCGGCGGCCTGCTCCAGCTGGTCACGATCCCCCTCTTCGGCGTCTGGGCCAACCGGATCGGGTCCGCCAGGGTCGTCGCCATCGGCGCCGTGGGAACGCTCCTCATCACGTTCCCGATGTACTGGTTCCTGCAGTTCGCGACCTTCCCCATCCTCGTCGGCACCATGATCATCGGAGGCATCCTCCCGACGCTGTCGTGGGCCGGCCTCGGCGGGCTGATGGCCGACCTGTTCCCGAGCCGCAACCGCTACAGCGCGCTCTCGGTGGCGTACAGCATCGCTGCGCTCCTGACGGCGTTCATCCCGGCCATCACCCTCACGCTCGGCCACGCGACGGGGAACGCCTGGTGGCACCCCGGCATCATCCTGGCGATCATGTCGGTGATCACACTGGTGGCGGCGGGCTTCGCCGCCCGGCGCAAGCCGATCATCGACGAGCTGCCGATTCCCGCGCCGGCCGAGACCGCAGCGGCGACCGCGTAA
- a CDS encoding bifunctional folylpolyglutamate synthase/dihydrofolate synthase — translation MSDDDFTAAGDAVYQALLARLGEASPQPRLAATRRAVELLGDPQRAYPIIHVTGTNGKTSTSRIAESILRAYGLRTGLFTSPHLVRFNERIMIDGEPISDESLARNWDDIQPYLQIVDSELETAGELPLTFFEAMTVLAFACFADAPVDVAVVEVGMGGEWDSTNVGDGQVAVFTPISLDHTKRLGNTIAEIARTKSGIIKPAADVVSAAQPAEALRELEHAAELTESTFSVQPDGFAVVKTDVAVGGQLVTIRGRAATYSELFLPLYGDHQAQNAAVAVAAVETFLGRGTMPLNPQLVEEGLAEATSPGRLQLIGIEPTVLVDAAHNPSGAATLAAALGTYFDFDEIVFVIGVLADKDAVGIIRELAPLATRFHVTQSGSERAIDSEVLGDLVLAATNADATYVFSELDDAIERAREWASESSRRAVVVTGSITLVGDAMAIAAARDWKPAS, via the coding sequence ATGTCTGACGACGACTTCACAGCCGCGGGCGACGCGGTCTACCAGGCGTTGCTCGCACGGCTCGGAGAGGCGAGCCCGCAGCCGCGCCTGGCAGCGACGAGACGAGCTGTCGAACTGCTCGGTGATCCTCAGCGGGCGTACCCGATCATCCATGTCACCGGCACCAACGGTAAGACCAGCACGAGCAGGATCGCCGAAAGCATCCTGCGCGCCTACGGTCTTCGCACCGGGCTCTTCACCAGTCCGCACCTGGTCAGGTTCAACGAGCGGATCATGATCGACGGGGAGCCGATCAGCGACGAGTCGCTCGCGCGCAACTGGGACGACATCCAGCCCTACCTCCAGATCGTGGATTCCGAGCTCGAGACGGCCGGCGAGCTTCCGCTCACCTTCTTCGAAGCGATGACGGTCTTGGCGTTCGCCTGCTTCGCGGATGCGCCGGTCGACGTCGCGGTCGTCGAGGTGGGGATGGGCGGCGAATGGGATTCGACGAACGTCGGTGACGGCCAGGTCGCAGTGTTCACACCGATCTCCCTCGATCACACCAAGCGACTCGGCAACACCATCGCCGAAATCGCTCGCACGAAGTCGGGCATCATCAAGCCGGCCGCAGACGTGGTGAGCGCGGCTCAGCCCGCCGAGGCGCTCCGCGAGCTGGAGCACGCGGCAGAGCTGACCGAGTCGACCTTCTCTGTGCAGCCCGACGGGTTCGCGGTAGTGAAAACTGACGTGGCGGTCGGGGGCCAGCTGGTGACCATCCGCGGGCGTGCCGCGACCTACAGCGAGCTCTTCCTTCCGCTCTACGGCGACCACCAGGCACAGAACGCCGCGGTCGCAGTCGCCGCCGTCGAAACGTTCCTCGGCCGCGGAACGATGCCGCTCAACCCGCAACTCGTCGAGGAAGGGCTGGCAGAAGCCACGTCGCCGGGGCGTCTGCAGCTGATCGGGATCGAGCCGACCGTGCTCGTCGATGCTGCACACAACCCGAGCGGTGCGGCGACGCTCGCCGCAGCACTGGGCACCTACTTCGACTTCGACGAGATCGTGTTCGTGATCGGCGTGCTCGCCGACAAGGACGCTGTCGGCATCATCCGCGAACTCGCCCCACTGGCGACACGCTTCCATGTCACCCAGTCCGGTTCGGAGCGGGCCATCGACAGCGAGGTCCTCGGCGACCTCGTGCTTGCGGCCACGAACGCCGACGCCACGTACGTCTTCTCCGAGCTCGACGATGCGATCGAGCGCGCCCGCGAGTGGGCTTCGGAATCGTCGCGACGAGCGGTCGTCGTGACGGGGTCGATCACGCTCGTGGGCGATGCGATGGCGATCGCCGCCGCACGCGATTGGAAGCCGGCTTCGTGA
- the ileS gene encoding isoleucine--tRNA ligase codes for MPYPKSNPGDQPSDAARGVTPSPNFPEIETEVLDFWKKDGTFRASIDNRADAPEWVFYDGPPFANGLPHYGHLLTGYAKDVFPRFETMRGRKVERRFGWDTHGLPAELEAERQLGITDKSQIEEMGIAVFNKAARDSVLRYTHEWREYVTRQARWVDFDNDYKTLDVNYMESVIWAFKQLHDKGLAYDGYRVLPYCWRDQTPLSNHELRMDDDVYKMRQDQTVTVTFPLVGERAEALGLTAVRALAWTTTPWTLPTNLALVVGPDIQYAVLPAGPNGAADGNGNPEHAEFGAEYLLALDLVGNYAKDLGYASSADALAAVSRRIPGSELEGVHYDRLWDYYADAETYGTGNAWQILVDDYVTTEDGTGIVHQAPAYGEDDQRVCEAAGIPVIISVDDGARFLPVVEDVAGLQVFEANKPLTKLLREGGRLLRQASYEHSYPHCWRCRNPLIYKAVSSWFVRVSDFRDRMGELNQEITWVPDNVKDGQFGKWVGNARDWSISRNRFWGSPIPVWKSDDPAYPRVDVYGSLAELEADFGTVPVGADGQPDLHRPYIDELTRPNPDDPTGRSTMRRIPDVLDVWFDSGAMPFAQVHYPFENRDWFDSHNPADFIVEYIGQTRGWFYLLHVLSTALFDRPAFKNVISHGIVLGNDGQKMSKSLRNYPDVNEVFDRDGSDAMRWFLMASPVLRGGNLIVTEEGIREGVRQVLLPLWSTWYFFSLYANASGGSGSSGYEASWRTDSTDVLDRYLLAKTRDLVAEVTTDLEALDSTMAAAKLRDFADVLTNWYVRRSRDRFWAGVVDDGENSEAFDTLYTVLETYARVAAPLLPLVTERIWQGLTGGRSVHLTDWPDAGIFPADDALVDAMDRIRGISSTVLSLRKQGALRVRLPLARLTVVAHDAEALVPFESILRDELNVKAVDLVEVHESSAVDYGITSKLTVNARPAGPRLGKDVQRVIQSARAGDWSEIDGVVTVGGIELVEGEFDLVLETAQAEGETGTALALLPGGGFVLLDTRTTPDLEAEGLARDVIRAVQDTRRAAGLDVSDRIRLDLVFFDDADAIALTRASDVDIAAETLALETTLRWPESHPAIDGFARQIPSEWLASVVEHEAAFYQDFTAGQFANSGRFIVAVTRWDGSIDV; via the coding sequence ATGCCGTACCCCAAGTCGAACCCCGGCGACCAGCCGTCGGATGCCGCGCGCGGCGTCACGCCGTCACCGAACTTCCCCGAGATCGAGACCGAGGTCCTCGACTTCTGGAAGAAGGACGGAACGTTCCGCGCATCCATCGACAACCGGGCGGATGCGCCGGAGTGGGTCTTCTACGACGGCCCGCCCTTCGCCAACGGCCTGCCGCACTACGGCCACCTCCTGACCGGCTACGCGAAAGACGTCTTCCCCCGGTTCGAGACCATGCGCGGACGCAAGGTGGAGCGCCGTTTCGGCTGGGACACCCACGGCCTGCCCGCCGAGCTCGAGGCGGAGCGGCAGCTCGGCATCACCGACAAGAGCCAGATCGAAGAGATGGGCATCGCGGTCTTCAACAAGGCCGCGCGCGACTCGGTGCTGCGGTACACGCACGAATGGCGCGAGTATGTGACCCGCCAGGCGCGCTGGGTCGACTTCGACAACGACTACAAGACCCTCGATGTGAACTACATGGAGTCCGTCATCTGGGCGTTCAAGCAGTTGCACGACAAAGGCCTCGCCTACGACGGCTACCGGGTGCTCCCGTACTGCTGGCGCGACCAGACACCGCTGTCGAACCACGAACTGCGCATGGACGACGACGTCTACAAGATGCGCCAGGACCAGACTGTCACGGTCACCTTCCCGCTCGTCGGCGAGAGGGCCGAAGCGCTCGGGCTGACCGCCGTGCGTGCGCTCGCGTGGACGACGACACCGTGGACGCTGCCCACAAACCTCGCGCTGGTCGTCGGTCCGGACATCCAGTACGCCGTGCTGCCCGCCGGACCGAACGGCGCAGCCGACGGCAACGGCAATCCCGAGCACGCGGAATTCGGTGCGGAATACCTGCTCGCGCTCGACCTCGTCGGCAACTACGCGAAAGACCTCGGCTATGCGTCGTCGGCGGATGCGCTCGCCGCCGTCAGCCGCCGCATCCCGGGTTCCGAACTGGAGGGCGTGCATTACGACCGTCTGTGGGACTACTACGCGGATGCGGAGACTTACGGCACCGGGAACGCGTGGCAGATCCTCGTCGACGATTACGTGACCACGGAGGACGGCACCGGCATCGTCCACCAGGCCCCGGCCTATGGTGAAGACGACCAGCGCGTCTGTGAGGCCGCGGGCATCCCGGTCATCATCTCCGTGGACGACGGCGCGCGCTTCCTGCCGGTCGTCGAAGACGTGGCCGGGCTCCAGGTGTTCGAGGCGAACAAACCGCTGACCAAGCTGCTGCGCGAAGGCGGCCGCCTGCTGCGCCAGGCGAGCTACGAGCACTCGTACCCGCACTGCTGGCGGTGCCGCAACCCGCTGATCTACAAGGCCGTATCGAGCTGGTTCGTTCGCGTCTCCGATTTCCGCGACCGGATGGGCGAACTGAACCAGGAGATCACCTGGGTTCCCGACAACGTGAAGGACGGCCAGTTCGGCAAATGGGTGGGCAACGCCCGGGACTGGTCGATCTCGCGCAACCGCTTCTGGGGTTCGCCGATCCCGGTGTGGAAGAGCGACGATCCGGCCTACCCGCGTGTCGATGTCTATGGCTCGCTGGCTGAGCTCGAAGCCGATTTCGGCACGGTCCCTGTCGGAGCCGACGGCCAGCCCGACCTGCATCGCCCGTACATCGACGAACTGACGCGACCGAACCCGGACGACCCGACAGGTCGGTCCACCATGCGCCGCATCCCCGACGTGCTCGACGTCTGGTTCGACTCCGGAGCGATGCCCTTCGCGCAGGTCCACTACCCGTTCGAGAACCGCGACTGGTTCGACTCGCACAATCCGGCCGACTTCATCGTCGAGTACATCGGGCAGACGCGCGGCTGGTTCTACCTCCTGCACGTACTCTCGACGGCGCTCTTCGACCGGCCGGCGTTCAAGAACGTCATCAGCCACGGCATCGTGCTCGGCAACGACGGGCAGAAGATGTCCAAGTCGCTGCGCAACTATCCCGACGTCAACGAGGTCTTCGACCGTGACGGTTCGGATGCGATGCGCTGGTTCCTGATGGCGAGCCCGGTGCTGCGTGGGGGAAACCTCATCGTCACGGAGGAAGGCATTCGCGAGGGCGTGCGCCAGGTGCTCCTTCCTCTGTGGAGCACGTGGTATTTCTTCTCGCTGTACGCCAACGCGAGCGGTGGATCGGGCTCCAGCGGCTACGAAGCGAGCTGGCGCACCGACTCGACCGACGTCCTCGACCGGTACCTGCTGGCGAAGACGCGCGACCTGGTCGCAGAGGTCACGACCGACCTCGAAGCGCTCGACAGCACCATGGCCGCGGCCAAGCTCCGGGACTTCGCAGACGTGCTCACCAACTGGTATGTCCGCCGGTCGCGCGACCGCTTCTGGGCGGGCGTCGTCGACGACGGGGAGAACAGCGAGGCGTTCGACACCCTCTACACGGTGCTCGAGACGTACGCGCGCGTCGCGGCGCCGCTCCTCCCGCTCGTCACCGAGCGGATCTGGCAAGGGCTCACCGGCGGACGCAGCGTGCACCTGACCGACTGGCCCGATGCGGGGATCTTCCCGGCCGACGATGCGCTGGTCGACGCCATGGACCGCATCCGCGGGATCAGTTCGACCGTCTTGTCCCTGCGCAAGCAGGGCGCCTTGCGCGTTCGCCTGCCGCTCGCGCGCCTGACCGTCGTGGCGCACGACGCGGAGGCGCTGGTTCCGTTCGAGTCGATCCTGCGCGACGAGCTCAATGTGAAAGCCGTCGACCTGGTCGAAGTGCACGAGTCCAGCGCCGTCGACTATGGCATCACCAGCAAGCTCACGGTCAATGCACGCCCAGCCGGCCCCCGACTCGGCAAGGACGTCCAGCGCGTGATCCAGTCGGCCCGTGCGGGTGACTGGTCGGAGATCGACGGTGTGGTCACCGTGGGCGGCATCGAACTCGTCGAGGGCGAATTCGACCTGGTGCTCGAGACGGCCCAGGCCGAAGGCGAGACGGGTACGGCACTCGCCCTGCTGCCTGGGGGCGGATTCGTGCTCCTCGACACCCGCACGACACCCGACCTCGAAGCCGAAGGACTCGCGCGCGATGTCATCCGGGCCGTGCAGGACACCCGGAGGGCCGCCGGACTCGACGTGAGCGACCGCATCCGGCTCGACCTGGTGTTCTTCGACGATGCGGATGCAATAGCGCTCACGCGCGCATCCGACGTCGACATCGCCGCGGAGACCCTTGCGCTCGAGACGACGCTGCGCTGGCCGGAGAGCCACCCTGCCATCGACGGATTCGCGCGACAGATCCCGTCGGAATGGCTCGCGAGCGTCGTCGAGCACGAGGCGGCGTTCTACCAGGACTTCACGGCCGGGCAGTTCGCCAATTCCGGCCGATTCATCGTGGCGGTCACCCGATGGGACGGGAGCATCGATGTCTGA
- a CDS encoding DUF4233 domain-containing protein: protein MSGASETPGEAGTPGVPGEPGAGLPARRARRTRTMRESLGSIVLGFELIIVFLGALVLFGLHSLPAPVALGGGAALVVLMIVAVALLRYPVGIILGWAVQLIVIAAGLLVPAFFIVGAIFTAMWTYCMIVGGRIDRRDRLARESAEFANPQNDIGTDNESHRGTEKPE, encoded by the coding sequence GTGAGCGGCGCATCCGAGACGCCCGGAGAAGCGGGGACGCCAGGCGTACCCGGCGAACCAGGTGCCGGGCTGCCGGCGCGGCGCGCCCGACGGACCCGCACGATGCGCGAGAGCCTCGGCTCGATCGTCCTCGGCTTCGAACTGATCATCGTGTTCCTGGGCGCGCTCGTGCTGTTCGGACTTCACAGCCTGCCCGCGCCCGTCGCGCTCGGCGGGGGAGCGGCGCTCGTCGTGCTGATGATCGTCGCCGTCGCCCTCCTGCGGTATCCCGTCGGCATCATCCTCGGGTGGGCGGTCCAGCTCATCGTGATCGCCGCCGGCCTGCTCGTGCCCGCCTTCTTCATCGTGGGTGCGATCTTCACAGCGATGTGGACGTACTGCATGATCGTCGGCGGGCGGATCGACCGCCGCGACCGACTCGCCCGCGAATCCGCGGAGTTCGCGAACCCCCAGAACGACATCGGCACCGACAACGAATCCCACCGGGGAACGGAGAAACCAGAATGA
- a CDS encoding GNAT family N-acetyltransferase yields the protein MSITVRPAADGDFFAWLGLYEKYAAFYETALTDEKALLVWSWLIDPGHEESALVAIDDEADDGNELVGLAHYREFARPLETDRGLFLDDLYVDEPVRGHGAGKALIEAVRGIAQERKLGVVQWITAPDNETAIHLYDELGSRTAWVTYEIEL from the coding sequence ATGTCGATAACGGTTCGACCGGCTGCGGACGGCGATTTCTTCGCCTGGCTCGGCCTGTACGAGAAGTATGCCGCGTTCTACGAGACCGCTCTCACCGATGAGAAGGCGCTTCTCGTGTGGAGTTGGCTGATCGACCCCGGTCACGAGGAGAGTGCGCTGGTCGCCATCGACGACGAAGCCGACGATGGGAACGAGCTGGTCGGACTCGCGCACTACCGAGAATTCGCCCGGCCCCTCGAGACGGATCGCGGGCTGTTCCTCGACGACCTGTATGTGGATGAGCCGGTCCGTGGACACGGAGCAGGCAAAGCGCTCATCGAAGCAGTGCGGGGCATCGCTCAGGAACGCAAGCTCGGGGTCGTCCAGTGGATCACCGCTCCCGACAATGAGACGGCCATCCACCTGTATGACGAGCTGGGCTCGCGCACGGCCTGGGTGACGTACGAGATCGAGCTGTAG
- a CDS encoding TetR family transcriptional regulator, producing MSAADHSRVPRNGTGRPRASSRAMLAEAAAELFLEQTYAGTTIDQIAQRAGVSRNTFFNYFPAKSDVLWYEVDDSLRSFSEILASVPYEVPVLTAVRSAILSLAGDFSPSRVPIALTQFDLMGTSVELESSALSRFTAVVSQLSGDIARRLGTDPGTLEPQAIATAVIGAAVAAAGVWARAGVRRGALTPYVADAITPVCSGYQGMLDRQAATR from the coding sequence ATGAGCGCAGCGGACCATTCCCGCGTCCCCCGCAACGGCACCGGCCGGCCTAGGGCGTCATCCCGTGCCATGCTCGCCGAGGCTGCGGCCGAGCTGTTCCTCGAGCAGACCTACGCCGGAACGACGATCGATCAGATCGCCCAGCGCGCCGGTGTGAGCCGGAACACCTTCTTCAACTACTTCCCGGCGAAGAGCGATGTGCTCTGGTACGAGGTCGACGACAGCCTGCGCAGTTTCAGCGAGATCCTCGCGTCGGTGCCCTATGAGGTGCCGGTGCTGACGGCCGTGCGGAGCGCGATCCTGTCGCTTGCCGGGGACTTCAGCCCCTCTCGTGTTCCGATCGCCCTCACCCAGTTCGACCTGATGGGCACGAGTGTCGAGCTCGAGTCGTCCGCGCTGTCGCGGTTCACCGCGGTCGTCAGCCAACTCAGCGGTGACATCGCGCGACGCCTCGGGACGGATCCCGGCACGCTCGAGCCGCAGGCGATCGCCACCGCGGTCATCGGTGCGGCGGTCGCGGCGGCCGGAGTGTGGGCGCGTGCGGGAGTCCGTCGGGGCGCTCTCACGCCGTACGTCGCGGATGCGATCACACCGGTGTGCTCCGGGTATCAGGGGATGCTCGATCGCCAGGCGGCGACCCGCTAG
- the valS gene encoding valine--tRNA ligase has product MSAVNPVPDKPALEGLEAKWGGRWQSEGAYLFDRANALSATDRDCIYSIDTPPPTASGSLHIGHVFSYTHTDIVARYHRMRGQYVFYPMGWDDNGLPTERRVQNYYGVRCDPSLPYDSAFTPPFEGGDNKSSKAADQLPVSRRNFIELCERLTVEDEKQFEVLWRSLGLSVDWSQTYRTIGTESLHTSQLAFLRNIERGEAYQAMAPTLWDVTFRTAVAQAELEDREQPGTYHRVSFHSANGPVYIETTRPELLPACVALVAHPDDERYQPLFGTTVTTPVFGVEVPVLAHHLAQPDKGTGIAMICTFGDITDVVWWRELDLPNRAIIGFDGRIVSEAPDAITTQAGKAAYGELAGKTIFSAKQAVVELLKESGDLIGDPRQITHPVKFFEKGDKPLEIVSTRQWYVKNGARDEELRARLIELGKELDWHPDFMRVRYENWVGGLSGDWLISRQRFFGVPIPIWYPLDADGNPVFDQPILPSVDSLPVDPSSDAAPGFVESQRDQPGGFVGEHDVMDTWMTSSLTPQLAGGWMRDPELFDAVYPFDLRPQAQDIIRTWLFSTVLRSQLEHGVAPWAHAAISGFIVDPDRKKMSKSKGNVVTPVDILEQHGSDAVRYWAASSRLGTDAAFDPQNPTQIKIGRRLAIKILNAAKFILGFEAPASDDLALVTQPLDRSMLEQLAAVVADATDALDGYDHARALEQTETFFWVFCDDYLELVKERAYSTAGPEQVSAVVALRTALSTLLRLFAPVAPFATEEAWSWFNEGTVHLAPWPTAAELTGEWADESAVLSFASQALTGIRRAKTDAKASQKTLVDSAVIAGPDEAIAALRLAADDLKAVGRIADLRFESGDVLVVTDILLAPIPQTEEAR; this is encoded by the coding sequence ATGAGCGCCGTCAACCCTGTGCCCGACAAGCCCGCCCTCGAAGGGCTCGAAGCCAAATGGGGCGGCCGCTGGCAGTCCGAGGGCGCCTACCTCTTCGACCGGGCGAACGCTCTGTCCGCGACCGATCGCGACTGCATCTACTCGATCGACACTCCCCCGCCGACCGCGTCCGGCTCTCTCCACATCGGGCACGTCTTCAGCTACACCCACACGGACATCGTCGCCCGCTATCACCGGATGCGCGGCCAGTACGTCTTCTACCCCATGGGCTGGGACGACAACGGCCTCCCCACCGAGCGGCGTGTGCAGAACTACTATGGCGTGCGCTGCGACCCGTCGCTCCCCTACGATTCCGCCTTCACGCCGCCGTTCGAGGGCGGCGACAACAAGAGCTCCAAGGCCGCGGACCAGCTGCCGGTCTCCCGCCGCAACTTCATCGAGCTGTGTGAGCGCCTCACGGTCGAGGACGAGAAGCAGTTCGAGGTGCTCTGGCGTTCGCTGGGTCTCTCGGTCGACTGGTCGCAGACGTACCGCACGATCGGCACAGAGTCGCTCCACACCTCGCAGCTCGCGTTCCTGCGCAACATCGAACGCGGTGAGGCCTACCAGGCCATGGCTCCGACCCTCTGGGATGTGACGTTCCGCACGGCGGTCGCCCAGGCAGAGCTCGAGGACCGCGAACAGCCGGGCACCTACCACCGCGTCTCGTTCCACAGCGCGAACGGTCCGGTCTACATCGAGACGACCAGGCCCGAACTCCTCCCCGCCTGTGTCGCGCTGGTCGCGCATCCGGACGACGAGCGCTACCAGCCCCTCTTCGGCACGACCGTCACGACGCCGGTGTTCGGCGTCGAGGTGCCCGTGCTCGCGCACCACCTCGCGCAGCCCGACAAGGGCACCGGAATCGCCATGATCTGCACCTTCGGCGACATCACGGATGTGGTGTGGTGGCGTGAGCTCGATCTCCCGAACCGTGCGATCATCGGCTTCGACGGGCGCATCGTGTCTGAGGCTCCGGATGCGATCACCACCCAGGCGGGCAAGGCGGCGTATGGGGAGCTGGCGGGGAAGACGATCTTCTCGGCCAAGCAGGCGGTCGTCGAGCTTCTGAAGGAGTCGGGCGACCTCATCGGCGATCCCCGCCAGATCACCCACCCGGTGAAGTTCTTCGAGAAGGGCGACAAGCCGCTCGAGATCGTGTCGACCCGCCAGTGGTACGTGAAGAACGGCGCCCGCGACGAAGAGCTGCGGGCACGCCTGATCGAGCTCGGCAAAGAACTCGACTGGCACCCCGACTTCATGCGCGTGCGCTACGAGAACTGGGTGGGCGGTCTCTCCGGCGACTGGCTCATCTCGCGTCAGCGCTTCTTCGGCGTGCCGATCCCGATCTGGTATCCGCTCGACGCCGACGGCAACCCCGTCTTCGACCAGCCGATCCTCCCGTCGGTCGACAGCCTTCCGGTCGACCCTTCGTCGGATGCGGCCCCCGGCTTCGTCGAGAGCCAGCGCGACCAGCCCGGCGGCTTCGTCGGCGAGCACGACGTCATGGACACCTGGATGACCTCCTCCCTCACCCCGCAGCTCGCAGGCGGCTGGATGCGCGACCCCGAGCTCTTCGACGCCGTCTACCCGTTCGACCTCAGGCCGCAGGCCCAGGACATCATCCGCACCTGGCTGTTCTCGACCGTTCTTCGCTCACAGCTGGAGCACGGCGTCGCGCCGTGGGCCCACGCGGCGATTTCCGGCTTCATCGTCGACCCCGACCGCAAGAAGATGTCGAAGTCGAAGGGCAACGTCGTCACCCCGGTCGACATCCTCGAGCAGCACGGCTCGGATGCGGTCCGCTACTGGGCGGCATCGAGTCGCCTGGGAACGGATGCGGCCTTCGATCCCCAGAATCCGACCCAGATCAAGATCGGTCGCCGTCTCGCGATCAAGATCCTGAACGCGGCCAAGTTCATCCTCGGCTTCGAGGCGCCGGCCTCCGACGACCTCGCACTGGTGACCCAGCCGCTCGACCGAAGCATGCTCGAGCAGCTGGCCGCAGTGGTCGCCGATGCGACGGATGCGCTCGACGGCTACGACCACGCACGGGCCCTCGAGCAGACCGAGACGTTCTTCTGGGTGTTCTGCGACGACTATCTCGAACTGGTCAAAGAGCGCGCGTACTCCACCGCGGGCCCCGAGCAGGTCTCGGCGGTGGTCGCGCTCCGCACGGCCCTGTCCACCCTGCTCCGTCTGTTCGCCCCGGTCGCACCGTTCGCGACCGAGGAAGCCTGGTCGTGGTTCAACGAGGGCACTGTGCACCTCGCTCCCTGGCCGACGGCCGCAGAACTCACCGGCGAATGGGCCGACGAGTCGGCTGTGCTGTCGTTCGCGAGCCAGGCGCTGACGGGCATCCGCCGGGCGAAGACCGACGCGAAGGCGTCGCAGAAGACCCTCGTCGACAGCGCCGTCATCGCCGGCCCCGACGAGGCGATCGCGGCGCTCCGCCTTGCCGCGGACGACCTCAAGGCAGTCGGACGAATCGCCGACCTGCGGTTCGAATCCGGCGATGTGCTGGTGGTGACCGATATTCTGCTTGCGCCCATCCCCCAGACCGAGGAGGCCCGATGA